One segment of Rosa chinensis cultivar Old Blush chromosome 6, RchiOBHm-V2, whole genome shotgun sequence DNA contains the following:
- the LOC112170834 gene encoding uncharacterized protein LOC112170834 — protein MPLENWCRALFPGCRYGIMANIISESFNAWFAVEREMPIYTMLDQTRIKVMQMMSERRDEAQVWISQLTPVMEGRWKECMEKACRFNVHYSHTNIYEVRSMYSYVVDLGTPSCSCKKWQINCLPCCHGLVAIQAASMDVYDFIDKHFHVDYYKKCYDFPIYPISNVDVASSESSSNDFILPPNTKRPPGRPRLKRFKFRGECEKKLIRCGRCGKMGQHNKKTCTEPI, from the coding sequence ATGCCTCTTGAAAATTGGTGCCGCGCATTGTTCCCTGGATGCCGTTATGGAATTATGGCTAATATTATATCTGAATCTTTTAATGCTTGGTTTGCTGTTGAGCGTGAGATGCCAATTTACACTATGCTTGATCAGACTCGGATTAAGGTGATGCAAATGATGAGTGAAAGGAGAGACGAGGCTCAGGTTTGGATATCACAACTTACTCCTGTTATGGAGGGTCGTTGGAAAGAATGTATGGAGAAAGCTTGCCGTTTCAATGTCCATTACTCCCACACAAATATTTATGAGGTTAGATCAATGTATTCTTATGTTGTGGACCTTGGAACTCCTTCATGCTCGTGTAAAAAATGGCAGATTAACTGCTTGCCTTGCTGCCATGGTCTCGTTGCAATTCAAGCTGCCTCAATGGATGTTTATGATTTTATTGATAAGCATTTTCATGTTGATTATTACAAGAAGTGCTATGATTTTCCAATTTATCCAATATCTAATGTTGATGTGGCTTCTTCGGAATCTTCAAGCAATGACTTCATACTTCCTCCGAACACAAAGAGGCCACCCGGGAGGCCTAGGCTCAAGAGGTTCAAGTTTAGAGGAGAATGTGAAAAGAAGCTCATTCGTTGTGGTCGATGTGGCAAAATGGGCCAGCATAACAAGAAGACCTGCACTGAACCTATTTGA
- the LOC121049943 gene encoding uncharacterized protein LOC121049943, with amino-acid sequence MHSIERNVKQNKRKATTKDKDEDFEYDTPEILKTYGKKRKTAPQEQLKQRKKAEQKLATNLHKGKQVQQPIQIKDVNCEKYTWKTLKPKVARHYQQFFEMVDDDLNGIIGITRRDMKIIIQEEDVGISVIKAYTEILQNELKEKKIQIGLLDIEAATSRKEERAFWKTTLKATRLI; translated from the exons ATGCATTCTATTGAGAGGAATGtgaaacaaaacaagagaaaggcaACAACTAAGGACAAGGATGAGGATTTTGAGTATGACACTCCGGAGATCTTGAAGACTTacggaaagaaaagaaagactgCTCCACAAGAACAGCTAAAGCAGAGAAAGAAAGCCGAACAGAAGCTGGCAACAAACCTGCATAAAGGGAAACAAGTACAGCAGCCAATCCAAATTAAAGATGTGAATTGCGAGAAGTACACATGGAAAACCTTAAAGCCTAAAGTCGCAAGACACTACCAGCAATTTTTTGAGATGGTCGATGACGATTT AAATGGCATAATAGGGATAACAAGGAGAGACATGAAGATTATCATCCAAGAGGAAGATGTGGGTATTAGT GTGATCAAGGCTTACACTGAAATATTGCAGAATGaactgaaagaaaagaagattcAGATTGGATTGCTGGACATTGAAGCGGCG ACTTCAAGAAAGGAGGAAAGAGCCTTTTGGAAGACGACTTTAAAGGCCACGAGATTGATATAG
- the LOC112174438 gene encoding LAG1 longevity assurance homolog 2 → MESFWSHNAAPDSLHFLVAVYFAVGFFFARLFLDRVIFTRLAIWLLGKGSAPLKKIDMVQRAKIVKCSESMWKLTYYTAVEACILSISYHEPWFTDTAEYFKGWPNQELGLPLKLVYMCQCGFYTYSIVALLTWETRRKDFSVMMSHHVITVFLIGCSYVTSFFRIGSIILALHDGSDVFMEAAKVFKYSEKELAASVFFGCFAVSWLILRLIYFPFWVISSTSYDLLKHLDLSKSSHITLYYVFNTLLLTLLVFHIYWWVMIYSMIRRQLNNRGKVGEDIRSDSDDDD, encoded by the exons ATGGAATCGTTCTGGAGCCACAATGCCGCCCCAGACTCGTTGCATTTCCTCGTCGCCGTCTACTTCGCCGTTGGATTCTTCTTCGCTAGGCTCTTCCTTGATAGAGTCATCTTCACC AGGCTTGCCATCTGGTTGTTGGGTAAAGGTTCTGCTCCATTGAAAAAGATTGATATGGTCCAACGGGCAAAGATTGTAAAATGCTCAGAGTCAATGTGGAAGTTAACATACTATACAGCCGTTGAAGCTTGCATTCTCAGTATAAGCTACCACGAGCCATGGTTCACAGATACAGCAGAGTACTTCAAAGGCTGGCCAAACCAAGAGTTGGG GCTTCCCCTAAAGCTTGTCTATATGTGTCAATGTGGATTCTACACCTACAGCATTGTTGCTCTCCTTACATGGGAGACTCGAAGGAAGGATTTCTCAGTGATGATGTCTCATCATGTAATTACCGTCTTCCTGATTGGATGCTCATACGTTACAAG CTTTTTCCGGATTGGCTCAATCATTCTTGCCCTGCATGATGGGAGTGATGTATTCATGGAAGCTGCCAAGGTCTTCAAATATTCCGAGAAGGAGCTTGCAGCAAGTGTGTTCTTTGGATGTTTTGCTGTTTCATGGCTCATACTGCGGTTAATATACTTCCCCTTTTGGGTCATAAGCTCAACAAG CTATGACCTTCTTAAGCACTTGGATTTGTCAAAGTCCTCTCATATAACACTGTACTATGTGTTCAATACGTTGTTACTGACGCTGCTTGTGTTCCACATATACTGGTGGGTTATGATATACTCAATGATTAGGAGACAACTGAATAATAGAGGAAAAGTTGGAGAAGATATAAGATCAG ATTCAGACGATGATGATTAG